AATATACttgcaaaattaaagttttcttaAAACTGTTTAATCAGTTAACAAGAATTTCCAAAACTTGAAAATcttgacataattttaaaacctCTCGGAATATGTTTACATTTAcctacttttatttattttacatttacctACTTTTGAATGATTTTTGAGATTACGCTTCTCAATTTTACGCAGAACGCGTTTAGCTTGTCACAAGCATTCACAAAgagcatatttaaaaaaaatagtacgtTGAATGTGTTCCTTCCTTCGTAATTATTCCTCTCGCCTTTCCGTAGTCCTCGTCGGCGAACAATAGAGATACGTTCCGCTCATCAATCGTCGAGATAGAGCGGCAACTGCTACTACCTTTCTACTTCTtctgaattattaaaacatctcTACCAGAACCACCGCAATATTTTCTTCCTTCAGATGAACAATCGGACAAATCGTCCCAAACGCGCAAAACGCACTCTCCTTCCGGTTTCAAACGCGAGTTCCTTTCATACGCCAGCGACCGGTTGACCCAAATCCCGGTCACGGTCAAAGGCGTGCGTAGGAAAGGCGCTTACTCGAGAGACTCGGTTGGCGGACTTTAGTAGCACAAGCGAGAAGACGCGCGGCTTTACGTACAGGACAGACGCACTCTGTGTCGCCGTTATAAAACGTTGCGTTACATATGGTCAAGGTGCTGGACACGTCGAAGCGTAGCCTCGACCGTGTCCAGTACCTTGAGATCGATTCCTCACACGTCGCCGTGTATCGCGCGGAGGCCAAATCGCGGAAGTGACAGTGCGAGAAGTTAGATTCAGCGCAAATGGTGATCTATAAAATCACTTCTAGGACTTGCTTTATCCATTTGCGCTCGTGTAAAGACTTTACTAATTTGAAAGAAGGTagatatattatgtttaattttaatgtgtgACGTCTAATCCTGAATAATCAAATGTCAGACGAGATTCTGTATAACGCAtgtaaagaaaacaatttgtttattaattaataaaatggaatctatattaaatagaactaacaagttaaatatattatatatgtaattctaCTAAATATAGAAGCTGCAAAGGAGAcgtattattttgtaagaatTGCATACGTAATGAATCGCgtattgtatttaaagaatCAATTGCTAATTGTGCGggtaattgattttttagtaAACGATCTCGTCGTTTTTATCGCGGTGCTCTTTCCAGATTCCCAAACGGACAAATTGTAGCTGACTCTACCCACCTGTGGATCGTCGAGAAGAAATCCGAGGGGGCACCCGTGCTCGTGCTCTCCTGTCTCCTGCACCCTACGGCTCTTTTTCCCTGACTCTTCGTCTTACGGAGGCCAATGTCCAACTGAAGATGCCGCCCAACTCCCCCCAAGGTTTCTTTAAAAGTCGGTCAGGCCACCACCACCTGTCCCCCAGGCCGCTGCTAGGATTATTAAACATTCTAATGCGCTCTAGGTAAATCAGAGACGGCCCCACGCCAACCACGTCGCGTTGTTCGCTTCCGATCCTATGTCGTCCTTCATCGGACTACGACGGCGTCGCCGTCGTCCCGACGACGAAAGCGGGAAGTCCACTTTTCCATCTCTCCGATGAACCGGTACCAGGCGCACGCGGTGCACACGAATGAATGAAGATGGTTCCGGATGATTCAACACGTACGAAAATATACGCGGGAGAGGGGAAAGTCACGCCGGTGATTTCCGATATCCTTTAATTGCGTCCGGATTCCGCAGAAAAAGCGACAAGCGAATGCCCCGGGGGACGTGACGACCTCCGCTTATCTGAACACGTTTAGATTGTTACCGTAAAAAGTTAAATGCCACaacaaatattctaaaaataaggGGTTCTAAAATTCAAGGGGTGggaaaacacatttttaaaaaatgttatgtttcAGCCAAAATTATTATCTCTCTTATTTTTGGGAAATTAGACTTTATAaggttatattttaaatattctatttttttttttattataaaccaGTCTTGCTTTATGTTATAAatccaaatattaatttaaatcttattgTTACGCATGATTTTACGAGCaagttctaattaatttgcgACCGTTATAATAACATGGCCTACTATTTCTCCCCaccaataaaattacatcGATGACTCGCAATGCATTTACGATTAGCACAAGTGATATCAGTTCTTTGTTCGCGTGCTAATTGTCATTCATACCATCGTTTCATATCGCACAGTTTCTGctaactaataaatttttttgtaatatgtcTGACAGCTGTTGAGCCATAAAGTACGTAAACAAAAGAGCAATGCAGTcttaataaatgaattaaattcttttttagtatCTTCTTCATTATAACAAACTAATATATATTCactatataatacaatatatatttaaaaatattatatattataagcaatatacataattatataatatataaattactgcaattttgatttttttctcctcaAAAAGACTAGCAGCTTTaccaaaaaaaggaaattagaaattaatgcATAGCAACAATAATTGACACcattaatagaattatttcaaattttccaaatgtcttctaatttttttgctctacAATCAACCGACACCATAAATTCGTGCCAGCAGCAAATACCACAGTTCGCGACACAAATTCTAACCGAAGACCCACTTTCGTGCACGTCCAGTCTCTCGCGGGAGTTTCGTCGTCATAcgggaaaagaaagaaaagagaaatatacgGAACGCAACGAACGACACGAGTGCAGCGCGAAATTAATGCAGGTGCTCGTACGCTCGTATATTCGTTCATTTGTTCGTACGTACGTTCGTTTGCCTCCGATCGATCCGCGGAATCGTGTTTTGGCGGTTAAGGAGGGGCCTTTCTCCGGTTAGTAGGTCGAAGAAAGTAGTGGCCAGGAGTGGTTCACCTTGGTTAATATTTGTTCGTTCGTTTTCAGATGCCTGGCCAGGTCGTACCAATAGCGATGGCATCAAACTTATCGCGAGTAGTTGCTTATCGAAACGCGATACTCCATTCCTTTAAGAATATCTCGATAGCATAAAAGTACGAGAATCTTGagtaaaaatactcaaaattcacACAAATATGTTTTTCTACCAAAGAGATTCCAAATCCTAATTTCTAAACGTATTTCAGACGTCCAGCggacttttaatataatgtcaaGTAATtgcttgtaaatatataagttgGATTATTCTTGTGCGATGTTTTAAAAGAAGAGTGCAGATTTTTTTCAGCGATAGCGGATCGCGCGGAAGTTAGCATGGCGCATCGATTTGATCCCATCGCTACCCAAGCTATCTCGAATATGATAATTCGATCTTCGGTGGTTCCTAAATCGATGAATAAGACGCGCGACCCGGAAATATGTAGGTCATCTCGATCAGGCGGGGGGCAAACGAGTTTTTACGTAACGTCGTGGGGTAATCGTCATCGTTGGGATGCTGAGTCCCGGATTGCATCGCCTCacgggagggaaaaaaaggaaaaaaaaaagaagagagaatcGCGACAAGTGCGATCGCACTTACCGGATGATTAGATCTGCGATTAAGGCGGAGTAACCGCGTGTCTACTGACGTCTATGCACGGCGCTATTATTTGCACAATTATCTAACGATCCTTTCCGTGCGACGATGATCGATGACAGAGCGGATTACAAGCGAGTCACTTCCGATCGTTCCCTGTTCTTATGTAATTCCAAGAGCCCCCGAGGGTtcaattgatttcttttttcgaCCCGATGCATTTTTCAGAATGTGACGGAAATCTACATACACCTCGCAACCTTATCCCATGGTTTCCTCGAACGTCGCTCGACATATTTTGCCCACGTTTCTAacgcaaacaaaaaaaaataaaaattaaattttacaagcgACTAGAGAAAGTCGCAGTTATAAGGAATCGGGTTTATTTCAGAAACCTGTGTGGAAATTTTACCTAGGTTGTAATCAGGGccaaattagatttttttatttttattgaggCCCAAGTTAGGACGCCTACCTTGGTTCAATATCGATTTGTCCCGCTTTTTAATCTAGGGCCTACATTGGTTTTTAAACTTGggccaatataaaaattcagctTGAgcaaactaaaatataatttaatttaattttaattgaatttaagtatttaatttaattgaattaagtttaatttaattgtaatttaagtAGGGAAGGGAATGTAATAGGGAAGGGAGTGTAGTTTtaggtaatttattattttatgaaggGAATTTggtaattgttaatttatattctaagTGGAATGGTAATGGGTGAAGGGGAAGGTGTTTAATTATGGAATTAAGGTTAAGTTTAAGTTGAGGGTAAGTGTAATGGGAAGGGAAGGGGAATTTAGggaattgtaattgtaatttgaaatttatttaatggtAATGTTGTGAatgtttaattgtaattttaattgtatgttaattaattaattttaattttaattttattttcattgattttaattttaatttattttaattttaattttaattttaatttttttacttttattttattttattttattttattttaattttattttattttattttattttttttatttattttattttattttattttatttgaattttaattttatttatttattttattatttcttttaatttatttaattttatttttatttattttattttattttatttatttattttattttattttattttattttattttattttattttattttattttattttattttattttattttattttattttattttatttattttatttatttttatttttatttattttatttattatttatttaattttattttaatttaatttaatttaatttaattttaaaaataattttatatttatttataaaatattttttcaaataattaaaaacttgccgctggtagtttgaacccgggacctagGATTACAAAACTTGTACTCTATCTACTGAGCCAATTGACTTATTGATATTGGGTACTTGTAATTgtctatatatacttattagtacattaaaattaaaattagaatttttcgagaaaaaattgtaagaggcacttttattgcagattcttattcggaaaaatcatacaaacatattaaacaaaaattcaacttagaaaaagttgataattattgtgtaaacaatgttaattaaaaattaaaaaattaaaatataattaaataaaaaatagcttTGTGTCAAAAGTTATGAATGTTTTGggctaaaattttcaagacttTTAGAGAATAATAACCGCTACTATTTAAGCCCTATTACAAGAATTTGCCATCACTTGTccatttgttattaacaatttaagaaaaaagtaaattttggcagtttttaatttttttctccttaaaaaataaaccaattgGAACGTTCGACGGctcatttaatagatatttttaatacctataagcttatattttttgttttttgctaatagtaataaatttttttttattgccaaaaaacgaaaatttttacCTTCTTTCATTGTGTACACAATAATTCCCAACTTTTTTCGAGTTGAATTTTcgtttaatatgtttgtatgattttttcgaataagaatctgcaataaaagtgtctcttacaattttttctcgaaacagtGGTTTTTGAGTCTAATTTCCCTGTActgtatatgttataaactgacgcaattatattattaataaaagcagttaaattttgcaaaatatattaaaaataaatagcattaatttatttacctattaatttcattgttaaatttgtctttttccataaccttaataatttgatggaaattgcaatctatttagcactaatactttgaagcgttcaaatggttaattagatggttaattatgtttaagttgggcttatatatgtaaaataaattgggCCAAAACTACAGGATATATCATTGCccaatttattatgtttaataaataaataaaaacaacaattttaaaatatatcaattatttattatattttatgcattatgtattatacatataatcgtaTCGTTTAATCAATCGAAATAGATATCAGTATTTGCAAAACAGAAatggtatttttaaaaaatcttacaaaaacatattacGAGTCTGATATCGgttatttgcaattaatattctatttaaaacttttgtttttctttacgaTCTATTTAAAAGCCAAACATAGAAGACAACaaactcaataaaataatagattttataaataatgtattagctAATTATTTCAGTCTATCAGACATGGAAAACGGTATgttactttgaaatatttaagtctaatacaattaataatatattaaaataattaaaatataagaattaagaaaaaaagctaTAACTAGGCAAACCTAACTGTTTTGGAGCAAACATCTATTTCAAACTAGGTCCTATACGGGCTGTAACCGGGCAAACCTAACTGTGAGTCTTGGggaaaaagttgtaaatttaaaccaGGCCCAATTCAGGCAAGCCCAAGttcaaatatcttaaataGGCCCTGAATAAGCCCTGAATAGGTTTCAGTTCGAAAAGCCTTTATTTGGGATGTCTAAGTAACGCCCGTATGGGGTCAATATTAAATAGGGCATGCTTAGATGAATTTCCACACGGGAAGGAATGTTCCCCTTCGAGGGAGAGACTGTCTTTTCACTCGGCCCATTCCGTGGTCACGTCAGTCAGCACACATTTCGCTCCTTTTCCCATTTCTCGTAGTCACGCGTGTACGAACCGCGCCCACGCTCCGCACACGCGTCCAGAAAAAGGAAGATATCAAGAGCGCGACACGCGCTGTGCAATCGATAGGACGGAATCGTAAGTGATTTTGCAGTTCGCGAGCCGGAGATCGTGACTTTTCTTCAAACGGTGAAAGCCGAGGAGAGGACCCTCGAGCggggaaaaagaagagaggagTCCCACgcgtttattaaattagaaaacacTCGCGCAAAGTAAGACGAGCCTTTTTGGGCGCGTTACACGTGTTAGAAAGTGCTTTTTTCGTTCACGGAAGTTTTACGTTGGTGATCCATACCAAAGCTTAGAGAGCAATAAGTTAGCAATGtcgattaatattaaaaaataaaacgtttggtgATTTCACAAAGTTACGAGTACATAATTGTTCTgtgaagtattaaaaataactatcaatgtatcttttatcttatcttccagatataatttaaagttaaaataattttcaatttgtgtaaacttaatgataaaataattaaaaggttTGTCAATATAAgcaagtattaaatattaaaatttcaaatttcttacATGTCTATCaaacaattgtaaattaaaaagaatataaaaaaatgtttaatgtatgtttttaattatcttattaatactaaGTACACTCTATTAagagtattataattttaaagaagagaTATTTAGAGAGTTTATTACAGAGATTATTAAAggtaattttccattttttttttcttaaatactgTAATGAttgagaatataattttatattacgaaaattatcaaaaaatggaAGAATATAGTtaagttcttgtattttatttatttaattaatgtacacacatctgtaaaatatttagttttaaaattttgaaccaTAAGTAGGACTTACAATTTATCACggtttcatttttttgtcccagaaaaaaaattgtaacaacgGCATTTTGATTTAACGGGATTTTACGAGTTTCGCAACAAAGGCTCACGCGCGAAAGCGTGAAGACACCTCGAGGTGACAATCTTCacgaagaattttttaagagagaGGACGTacatttgcatttcttcagTTTTAGTCAAAACTTTCAGAAAATAGCAGACCTATTGTATGCAAAGCTTCAACCGCTACAAGGGAAAACTGATCTTCGAGATCAGCGGACGGTAGTCCCCGATGAGTAGCCCAATGCCTTCTGTCCCCCATTCCTGTAGCCCTATGTTGACGCGGAGGTGGCCGCGGCGCTCGCGAGTTCTCCCCCCGATACCGGCGTAAGAAGGAGGTCACCCGGTCACCCAGATGAGGTTCCTTGCCCGCCGTTTGTTGCCACTTGGTCGCGTCGCATCGCGCACCGACGGCGGCCGGTGTCGGGGTGCCCCACCGACACGACGGTCCTGACCAATCCTGTCCCCTGTTTTCGTGCCGACCGCCGAACCGGTCGGCGATCCCGCACCCGTGATGCCGGCGCCGTGTCCAGATTTAAGCTTCTTCTTTGCCGGGCAGGATCTCCGAAGATCTCGCTCGCGCGGTCAAGTTAACTTTGCGCCGTCCGTCACACCGCGTGGTCACATCACCGCGATCGATCCCGAAGATCGTCCGACAACTGTTGCTCGACCGAGGGCTCGCGCGCGATCGTTCTTCGCCGTGAAGGGAACGGCCTCGTTGAGCGAACagtaattttggaaaaacatACACCATGGCTGTGAGGGCCACGATCTTGGTGCTGATGGTCACGCTGGTGGTCGTCGCGTCCGCTGGATTGCTCGGTGAGCTGTTCGGGGCAAAATGCGATTTAAGGGAGAGGACTGGTGCGAAGGCCGATTCGGGTGATTCGCGTGAGCTGACCGCCACGCGCGCCGGTGATTTCAACGCGCGGATACGACACGGACCCACGTGCTTAACTTCGGCGCGACCGCGATTGTTGTTTTGCATCGTGTTCACGTGATAATCGCGATTGCAAAAAGGATATTACACTTCTACTTGTTCGAAATGTTGATTGGCGTTTAATTCGTGTTGTCGCAAAGTAAAACTGATTTGAATATAGTAATTTATTGTTGGTATAAACCATTTGTTTGCGGTGTCGTTTCttgtcaaaaaatattgctgacagttcaaagagaagaaagttacTTCTCTACACATAGTATATTAAGAATTTCTACTTCTGttgcattttttatcttcaggctaatattcttttttaaaatttaggattacatttatatgctccgtttcaaataaatgtaaaagtgcTCGACGTAAGAGTATCACGAtgacaatttaaattagaacTGTTCTCTAATTTCACTTTCGTTTCACGCCATTCGATTCTGAACTCCCTTTGTCTCCTATTATCGAGCGTCGTTCATAAAAGCCTGACAAAAGATGCTCTCAAAACTGTCATTCGGCCACTTGATCTCGACAATGCGCGAGAAAGTTCAATGGAAATCCACGCATTGGCACACTTAGCACCCAGGTGTAGCCCCGCGGATTCACGAACGTGGGGCATAAAAGTTTCAAATGTCACAGTCTGATTCGTCATTCCTCCGAGGGAGAGAATCCAAAGGAAACTTTTACGACGCGACGGAGAAACGTAGTAGAAATTTGGCTTCCATTTGACTTTCGATCGGCGCCGCGACTTTCGTTTCGTTCCGATTTCTCTATTCCGAGTTTCTCTGCCACGCGCGTCCCTTATCTCACAAATATACGCACACATacgcgcgtgtgcgcgcgcacacatacacacacatacgttTCCTGCCCGCAGAGACCCTGCTCTCGTGGAATATCCCAGAGGTCGAGGGGAGATCGACCACGCCGCAGTCCAAGTGCTTGTGCCAGACTTCCGGCTGCCTCTGCTGCGTTGACCTGAACTTGACGACCACGATCGATCTAGGTGGACCGGCATGCGTCAACATTAAGCAAAAGGAGCAGAATATCTCCTTGAACTTGAGTTATGGCGACAATCCGATTCACAACGCGACAATAAAAATTGGCAAGTAgtcaaataatacaaaaagaaaatattatcaaatatttgtattatcaaattaaaactaatacatttgtttaacaattgttattttatttatgcatatatgtaagctagaaattatatttttgcttatacataatttaatcttttttaaaaaaatttgataatcttaaatttcagcaaaatatcTTTACTAAAGAGATTATAACATTGTACATAAATCGGAATGTGCTTTTTTATTGCATCAAACTGATCGGATTAAATTTGTCGTCGTCGGCATTTATGTTCTTGCAGAGAATGCGGCCAACAAACCGACCTGCATGAACCTGTTGTCGGATCTGGCTCAAATTTGTGCGCGGTTTACATCAGTGAGGCAATCTGATGTCGGTGGCTACGACGGCTGCATGGTAATCGAGCCGGCTTTGCTGGGTGCGCCGCAAGCCACATACCACATAGGGTGCTTCAACTTTTATCAAGGTGTTCGACAAGTGGAGGTTTCTGCGTAGGTATCTTTATGATCTAGTCAAAAGAGTTTACGAAATACgaagaaattcttttaaaaaatttctattgctttttttaaaataattttgcgcaGCATCACAGAGACGACGGAGCCCTCTGACAACGCAGACGAAGAGTATGATACCCTGAATACTGATGAATTGATCGCCGCTGTATCCGCCAGCGCCGAGCAGGGCATCGCGCTGTTCACTCAATGGCTGGGTCTCAACCTGAACCCAAAGCTAAATTTCACGAGCAAGGAGAATGGACAGCAGGATCAACATCAACAGCAAACGACAAATAATGGACGGGCAGCAGAATCATCAGCCGACGTGTCCTCGAGATCGGCTCGCAACATGGCCGATGTCGTCCAGAACGAGAAGAGCGACGAACGGTTTAAGCAGCTGTTGAGCGCCCAGGACAACGTCCTGAAAGGCTCGGCAACGATCGGACAGTCCCACGGTGCGGAGACTACGTTTGTTTACTCCAAGCCGAGCGATCTGATGACCGAGAGAAACGCGACCGAAGAGGCCAAGAGGAAGCTCGAGGAAGAGGCCGTGGTGCCGCAACATCGGGTCGTAGTACCGAAAGAATCCAGAAGAGGAGGACGGGCGTATAACATTCATCAGCACGTTAACGAGATCTGAGTCGCACCGTGTGATCGGTAACCTCGTGCAGGAGACCGCCGTCGATTCCTTCCTTTAGAGCTAGAGTGCCGCACGTAGACTACACTCGAACGTATGCACGTGGAGCTGGGCGATGGAGAGTTTATCGTTTCGTTCAATCGTCTCGCCCATTAAAGGGTACACTGCGGTAATTTAGCCTTCGCGATCTTCGATAATGTCATCCGGAGTTCTGATAATGCTTGTAAATCAGCATCATCGTAATTTGCAGTAGTCAAGAATTGTATCTTTGCACCATAATTCAAGCATGTTCGATAGCATCTCCATCTCCTGGATGTAGCACAATCTCTAACATTGTCatgtattacttttatattgctttatagcacaaaaaaaaataagatctttttttaaacattaagctatataaaaattatataataattgttaaattataaagttttgttAAACATGTCTTTCTCGCTTTGGTGCGCAGTTTATCCTGCTGCAGTCATCGTGCAGTATCtctcttaattacataataatcaaattgGTGCATTCAAAATgtcgattttattatttatttattaatataaaaaatggattACATAGAGTCacgaaatataaatgaaatacatatatatatatatatacacacacatatatatatatatatatatatatatatatatatataaataatagataaaaaatctattttgtgaataaagatatttataaaatgcgaCATTTTGATTGCATCAatccaataattttatcaatgcatataatatacatcGACGAGCGTTGTTtcaattcattttaattacttatactCGCTCAGCTCCTCTAGTATGATCTCCCGCGATTGTGATCAATATTTGTTTTCGATTTCACTTCGAAATCGTACTTTCTCGCGcgatgatattaatttttcaataattacttatattacAAGATTTTGACTGAACGTACGATCGAACTTACGTTTTACGGGATAACTATAGTTACTAACTAACCAGCGAatcacttatttaaaaaaaaaaaattaaaaatgtagattCGATCACGACGTCGAGTTTCCAGGAAACAGGCGTcgtctataataaaataatatagctTAGGCATTTTTATCGTGCGTTTCTTAATTCTTTTCCAAATCCGTTGATACTAAGTATAGAGAAAATACAATGACAGTTTCATATAATCCGTGTACATACTATACAAAAGGTACAAAATGGTGAGCAAAATATGGGCTATTGACTATACAATTATCGCGAAAATATGGAATTAATTCCGCGTGTGAcacaaaagtaataa
This genomic window from Monomorium pharaonis isolate MP-MQ-018 chromosome 8, ASM1337386v2, whole genome shotgun sequence contains:
- the LOC105830154 gene encoding uncharacterized protein LOC105830154; translated protein: MAVRATILVLMVTLVVVASAGLLETLLSWNIPEVEGRSTTPQSKCLCQTSGCLCCVDLNLTTTIDLGGPACVNIKQKEQNISLNLSYGDNPIHNATIKIENAANKPTCMNLLSDLAQICARFTSVRQSDVGGYDGCMVIEPALLGAPQATYHIGCFNFYQGVRQVEVSAITETTEPSDNADEEYDTLNTDELIAAVSASAEQGIALFTQWLGLNLNPKLNFTSKENGQQDQHQQQTTNNGRAAESSADVSSRSARNMADVVQNEKSDERFKQLLSAQDNVLKGSATIGQSHGAETTFVYSKPSDLMTERNATEEAKRKLEEEAVVPQHRVVVPKESRRGGRAYNIHQHVNEI